The Methylopila sp. M107 genome contains the following window.
TGATCGGGAAGGAGGGCGCGACCTTCTCGCACTGCGTGCCGACCATCCTGCAGATGGTCCTCAGGCATCCGCGCGCCGGCGAGGTCAACCTTGAGGGCTGGAAGATGATCATCGGCGGAGCGGCCCTGCCGCAGGCGCTCGCCAGGGAGGCGATGCTGCGCGGCATTGACCTCTTCACCGGATACGGCATGTCGGAGACCTGTCCGATCCTGACATTGTCGCGGCTCGACCGGGATCAGGAGAACGACAGCCTGGACCGGCAGATCGAACTTCGCTGCAAGGCGGGCCGACCGATCCCGTTCGTCGAGGTGCGCGTCGTCGACGACGAACTGCGCGACGTCCCCCATGACGGCGTCTCGCCCGGCGAAGTCGTGGCGCGCGCGCCGTGGTTGACGCAGGGTTATCTCCACGATCCCGAGAACTCCGAAAAACTCTGGCTCGGCGGCTGGCTGCACACCGGCGATATCGGCGTCATCGACAGCCGAGGCTGGCTCAAGATCACCGACCGGATGAAGGACGTGATCAAGACGGGCGGCGAGTGGGTGTCGTCGATCGACGTCGAGGACATATTGCTCAAGGCGGCGAACGTCGCCGAAGCCGCAGTGATCGGCATTCCGGACCCGAAGTGGACCGAGCGTCCGCTCGCCATCGTCGTGCCGAAGCCGGGCGAGGCGCTGGTGGAGGCCGAGATCAAGGCGCACCTGCAGGCTTACGCCGAGAAGGGCGTGATCTCGAAATACGCCGTGCCGGACAGGATCGTGTTCGTGTCGGAACTCCCGAGGACCAGCGTCGGCAAGCTCGACAAGAAGGAGCTGCGCGCGCTCTACGCGAAGTAGACGCGGGGAGAGCGGCTCTTTCTTTACCTCTCCCCGGTGGGGAGAGAGCCTGCCCCGGACTTGATCCGGGGTCGCGAGGCGAAGCCGAAGCGGGTGAGGGGGAGCTGGGCTTTCCAGGTAGGGCGGCGCCCCCTCACCCGCCGCTTCGCGTCGACCTCTCCCCACCGGGGAGAAGTGAAGGTCGGCGCCCAACTTCAAATGCGATAGCCCTGGAGCGCCGGGTGAGAAACGTGCATCGGAGGACGTCATGAGCCGGCCCGCCGGATCGACCGACTACGCGCCGCCGCTGATCGACGGCGATTTCTACGCGATCCAGGATATGCTGACGGCCGACGAGCGCGGCCTCGTCGACCGCGTGCGCGCCTTCGCGGAGAACGAGGTTCAGCCCCTCGTCGTCGAGCACTGGGCGAAAGCGGAGTTTCCGCACCACATCGTCCCCGGTCTCGCCGAGCTCGGAATCGCCGGGATCGGCTATGACGGCTTCGGCTGTCCCGGCGGGCTGCCGCTGCTGAACGGCGTCGTCACGATGATGCTGGCGCGCACCGATCCCTCGATCGGGACGTTTTACGCGGTTCATTCGGGCATCGCGATGGGCTCGATCTATCTCTGCGGCTCCGACGAGCAGAAGGAGCGCTGGTTGCCCGCGCTGGCCCGGATGGAGCGCATCGGCTCCTTCGCCCTCACCGAGCCCGACGTCGGCTCCGCGACCTCGCGGGGCATGACGACGACCTGCCGGCGCGAAGGCGACGAATGGGTGCTGAACGGCCAGAAGAAATGGATCGGCAACGGCACCTTCTCCGATGACAACGTCGTCTGGGCGCGCGACGTCGAGACCGACGAGGTGAAGGGTTTCGTCGTCGACAAGACCAACCCCGGCTTCGGGGCCGAGAAGATCGAGCGCAAGATCTCGCTGAGGATCGTCCAGAACGCGCTGATCACGCTGACCGATTGCCGGGTCCCAGAAGCCGACCGCTTACAGCGCGCCAACAGCTTCAAGGACACCGCCAAGGTGCTGCGCATGACGCGCGCGGGGGTGAGCTGGCTCGCCGTCGGCACGCAGATGGGCGCCTATGAGCACGCGCTGCGTTACGCCCAGACGCGCCATCAGTTCGACCGGCCGATCGGCGGCTTCCAGCTCGTGCAGGACCTGCTGGTGCGCATGCTCGGCAACGTGACGTCGACGCAGGCGATGATGCTCCAACTCGCCAAGCTTCAGGGCGAGGGCCGCGCCCGCGACGAGCACTCCGCGCTCGCCAAGGCGTTCTGCACCGTCAGGATGCGCGAGACCGTCGGATGGGCGCGCGAGCTGCTCGGCGGCAACGGCGTCCTCATCGACGAGCATGTCGGCCGCTTCGTCGGCGACGCCGAGGCGATCTACTCGTATGAAGGCACCCGCGAGATGAACACGTTGATCGTCGGCAAGGCGATCACCGGCCTCAGCGCCTTCGTCTGAGCAGCTTCTGCGGCGCCGCGCCTGGGGTTCAATGCGCCCCGAGCGCCTGCGAGATGGCGAAGATCGCGAGCCCCGCGAGGCCGCCGACGACGGCGCCGTTCATGCGGATGAACTGCAGGTCCGGCCCGATGTTGTCTTCGACGAGCGCCACCATCTCGTCGGCGTCCCAGGACTTGACCTGCGCGGCCACGAAATCCCCGATCTCGCCGCGGCGGCTCTCGATCGCGCCGGCGATCATCGCTCTCAACGCCCCATTCAGCCGCGACGACTGGTCGTCCGTCACGTCGAGCATGGCCGCGGCGCGCGGCATCGCCTCCGCGAGCCCGGCCGAAAGCGAGCGCGCGAAGGTTTCCGATTGCTCCTCCACAAGCCGTCGCACGGTCGCGAAGGCGTGCCGGCCTAGCGTCTCGACCGGCGAAGCGGCGAAGAGCTCGTCGCGCAGGCGCGCGATCGCCTGTCCGGCCTCGGGCGAGGACTCGATCTCCTCGACCACCTTGTCCATCAATGTCTCGAATTCGCGGTGAAGGGCGTGTTCGGGGTCGGATCGGACATTCTCGATATAGGCCGCGATCGACAGCACGATCTTGCGGAACACCGCATGATCTCCGCCGGCGAGCTTCACCACCGCCGGCATCTCGCGCCGCATGCCGTCCCGTAGTTCGGCGAGCGTCTTGGGCGACGACAGGATTTTCAGCACGCCGCCGAGCGCGACGTCGAGAACCCGGTGGCGGTTCGCGCTGACGAAGGGCGAGCGCAGGATGGACGACGCCGCCCGCTGCGCGTCGACCGCCAAAAGCCGGCGCGACAGGCGATCGAGAACCTCGTCACGCAGGCCGGATTTCTCGATGGCGTCGAGCAGGAAGGGCGAGATCGCGACGATACGCTTCGCGATCTGCTCCGCGTTCGACGGATTGCGCATCCATCGCCGCGCCGCCTCGACGAAATCGATTTCCCTCAGCCGCGCGTCGAGCACGTCAGCGCCGAGGAAGTTCTCCTGGATGAAGCTCCCGAGCCGCTCCGCGATGCGATCGCGTTCCCGCACCACGATCGCCGTGTGCGGCAGAGGCAGGCCGAGCGGGCGGCCGAAGATGGCGACGACGGCGTACCAGTCGGCCAAACCGCCGATGACGGCTGCTTCCGCGAAGGCCGCCACATAGGCCATCGCCGGCCATTGCGCGGCGAGCAGACGCGACGCGACAAGCGTCGCGACGCATGTGACGAGCACGCCCGTCGCCGCGAGCTTCGCGCGCTGGAGCGTGGTCGCGCCAGAGGCGCTCCGAAGCGTCGCCCGCGGCCTGGCGCGCCACTCTGCGCTCCGAAGCAAGGCGCGCAACCGATGTTCGCTCAGCGCTCGAAGCGGCGGAGACTGTCCTCGAGCGTTCGCGCGGCGGAGCCCGCCGCTTGCGACATGACCACAGCGAGCGCGCGCCATCTTTCCATGCCGACACGGGTCTGGGCGCGGACATAGTCGACCTGCGCGGCCACGGCCTCGGCGGGGGATTTCGACGCCGCGAGCCGCCCGATGTGTTCCAGAGCAAGAAACGCGTCGTCCGCCGCGGCGCCCTGAACGCGACGGCCGAGGGCGGTCGCATTCTCGACATAGGAGACGCCTCTTCGCTCGGCCAAGTCGATAACCTTCTCGCCGCTGGAGCGCACCGTCTCCAACTTCAGACGCGCGAACTCAACGGATCGCTCGGCGGCGCGGCGCGAAGGCGTCGCGCGCTCGCGATCCTGCGCTTCCAACTGCTTCAACGCCCAAGCAATGTCGTTTTTCATTTGCCAGTCTCCATTCGCGAACTCTCGGAGAGCGACGCGCCCTCCGAAGTCGGATTTGGGTTCCTAGACGCGCTGGATAAGAATACGCTGTGAGCGGTCCTTGGTATCAAAGTACGCCAGAATGTCCGTCGGCATTTTAATTACTAGACAATTTGATTATATTTTCTTAGAGGAGATTTTCGTGCCTTAGGAATTCAAATTACCGTCTCTCTGTTGAGGCGAGTATTATAAAATCCGAAAATTAATCGACGTGAACCTAAAGAAAAACATCGATAGCGACGATGATCGGAAGAAGATTTCATTTCGGTTCGACACTCCGCTGAAACGCGCCATGAGTCTCCTAACTTTCGATAGGGACGACTGAAGCCCTGTGGCTGCGACCCCGCCACCGCCGGTACGTCCGCCTGGCTCCCGTGCGGACACGCCCCAAAATCGGGATGCGACGAAAGAAGTCGGCTTCAACACTGCGGGCGACCGGAAGCCAAAACAGTCCGCCCTGAATCGAATTGTCGACGTGAAGATTAAGACGTCGCCTAGTCCCCGTAGGACGCGGCCCTGACAGGCTCCGACGCGAACTGGCGGCGATAGAGCACGATGAAGACTGCGACGCTCGCTGCGATCAGCACATAGGGACTGACGAACCAGCCGAGATAGGCCAGCACGAAGAACAGGGCGCGCAGGCCGCGATTGAAATGCTTGCCCGCCTCGATGTTCATGCGCGCCGCCCGTTCGATCGCCTCCGCCATTTCGGGGGTGCCGGCCTGCTTGTAGGAGGGCGTCGAGACGACGAGGATCGAGCAGTAGTTGAACAGCCGGTAGGCCCAGACAAACTTGAAGAAGGCGTAGACGAAGATCGCCGCGAAGCCGAGCGCCTTCAAGTCGTAGAGCTCGGTCGTCGTAGCGATGCCGAGCGGCAGCCTGCCGAACACGTTGACGGCCTCTTCGCTGGCGCGCAGCGCCGCGAGCCCGCCGCCGATCGCGATGAGAGAGGTCGAGGCGAAGAACGCCGCGCCGTTCTGCAATCCCTGCATGGCGATCGAGTCCGGCATGCGCGCCTCACGCTCGGACATCCGCAGCATCCAGGCGCGACGCCGCTTCGCCATGATGGCGTTGAGGCATCTGGGCGACCTCTCGACCTGGACATGATGAATGATCCAGAGGCCGAGAAAGACGCCGAGCGCGACGAGATCGATGGGGGAGAGGACGCCTGTCATCGCGGCAGCCTAGCGCGAAGTTGCGCGCGGCTCACCATGGCGCGTCGCATCACATCAGTCCGAGCGACCGGAGTTCTGCGACGAGGTGACCGGGCAGGCCGGGCGCGAGCAGCTGGTCGTCGGCGAGGTCCGCCGGCGCCTCGTTCGCCGGAAGGTATCGCCAGCCCTGGAAGGGGCGGCGCGGGGTCGGGCGCACGGCGACGAGCTCCGGCTCCATCACGATCGCGCAGCGCTCGACGCCGTCTGTATCCTTCACCGCGCGGAGATCGCTTATCTTCTGGCGGACGAGGATCGTCCCCTTGATCACCCAGTAGAGCGAACCGCCGTCGAGAACTTCCGCGGCGCGCTTCGGCGTGGATCGGGTGACATGGGCCTGTTCCGCCGCGAGGCCCCGACGCCGCTTGTCGGCCAGCCGCTGGTCGATCCAGGCGCGGAGCTCCTCCGGCGAGTCGCAGCCAACGCAGAGTTTCTGGAGATGCACCGTCATGCGTCGGCCGTCCGCGTCAGAAGCCGGGCGCGGTCTGCCAGCCCGAGACCGACATCTTGTTCCGGAGGCCCTGGCATTTCTGGACCGAGATTCCCGGCAGAACCGGCACGCGCCGCCGGTTGGCCTGCGACAGCGCGTCGATCGTCTCGCGGCACGCTATGATCTCGACGCCCGGACGGCGGGACTTCATGTAGTCGCGCTGGACCGTCGAAGTGCCCGGAATGGCGACGATCGCGCCTGCGGACGCCAGGATGATGCGGAATTTGCGCCCGTGGCCGCCTTTCGCGAAGTCGCCGCCGGCGCGCAGCGCCTTGAGGAACATCGACGGATCGTGGCTCACGATCGTGACGTATTGCTCGTCGCCCGGCGCCGCGCGCGTCTCGGCGACCGTCGCCGCGATCGTCAGCGCCGCGGCGGCCAGCAGGAAAGACGGGCGAAGGAAGCTCATCGCGTCTTGCGCCCCGTCAATCGTCGTTGGACAGCAGGCCCTTGAACATGTGCTCGATGAAGTTCTTCTCTTCGCCGGCGGTCGGCGTCGTGTTCGACACGAAGTCGATCACGCGGCCGTCCTGAATCCCGTAATTTGCGACGCGCTGGACCCTGCGGTTCTGGTCGAAGAACACGGCGAGCACGGTCTGGTCGGTGATCTTGGCGTTCATGAACGCGACCGGCCGGTGCGACTTCTGGGAGATGTAGTAGTAGACCTCGCCCTTCAGCGTCGCGGTGGTGGAGGGCGTGCCGAGCACGACCAGCACCTGCTCTTGGCTCGACCCGACGGGCACCTGCTGGACGGCGTTCGGGGCCATGACATAGCCCTTCGCCTGATCCTCCGCGCAGCCCGCGAGGGCGAGCAGTCCGGCCGCAGCTGCGACGCGAAGGGTCAGTTTGGTCTTCACGGTCATCTCCGGACGTCCTCCCGAAACGCACGACACAAGGCATGCACGACATCCGGCGCCGCCGAAAAAACCGCGCCGAAGGCGAACTGTCCCCAAGGCTTGCCCGTTCGCCGGCCATGGCGTAACCCGCAGACTGACACAGTTCAACTGGCGGCGGGTTCACGGACGCGCGCCGGGGCGCCGGGACGAAGATGTTTGCTGCACTTCTGAACAGGCGCGTCCGCGGCCAGGATGTTCGCGGCGAGAAGCTTTACGGAGCGATCGTGGCGGCCGCGAGACGGCGGGCGCTCTACCGGGAGCTCGGCGCGCCCGACACGCTGCCGGGCCGCTACGAGCTCATCGTGCTGCATGCGGCGCTGACGCTGCGCCGGCTTCGCCGCGAGGACGGTCCGGAAACGGACGCGCTCGGGCAGGCGATATTCGACGCGATGTTCCGGGCGCTCGACGCCAACCTGCGCGAGATCGGCGTCGGCGATCTGTCGGTGCCGAAGCGCATCAAGCAACTGGCGCGTTCGTTCTATGACGGCGCGAAGGCCTATGACGCCGCGCTCGACTCAGGGGACGAAACCTTGCTCGCAGACACGATCGCCAGAATCGTCCTGAACGGCGCCGCGCGCGAGGGAGCTCTTGGCCTCGCTGCTTACGCTATCCGGAGCGACCGGGCCCTCGAGGCGCAGACGCTCGACCGTCTCGTCGCGGACGGTCCGGCGTTTGCGACAATCGGGGAGGGGTCTTCGTGAGCGACGCCGTGCTTTCGCGTCCTCTGATCGTAGCCACTGTGCCGCCAGCAGGCGTGTCGATCGAGGTCGTGGCCGACAAGGCCGAACGCGCGGCGCTCGCGGCCGAGAACGACGTCCTGTCGATCGAACGTCTCGTCGCCCGGCTGGAGGTCCGTCCGGTCGGACGCGGCTCGCTCTCGGTCACCGGCGCGCTCGAAGCGCTCGCGACACGGCAATGCGTCGTCACGCTCGAACCCTTCGTCGAGGCTGTGGCGGAGGAAGTCGACGTGCGATTCGCGCCGGAAGACGGCGGCGACGAGCCAAGCGGCGACGACGCCCCGGAGGACAGGATCGCGGGCGGAATGGTCGACCTCGGCTCGGTCGCGGCGGAGTTCTTCGTGCTCGGTCTTGATCCCTATCCGCGCAAGCCGGGCGCGACCTTCGACGCGGCGGCGGGCGCCGCGGACGAATCGGGTTCGCCTTTCGCGGCGCTGCGCGGGCTGAAGCCGCGAAGCGGCGAACCGGACTGACTCTCGCGCGTTCAATGCTTGCCACCACGGCGGCGCACGCTATGGTCCCGCGCCCGACCAGCCGCCCGTCGAAGCGGCGCCCGGCGTCTCCGTTTTCCGCGACGGCGCTCTATCCCCGGCCCAGGAACGAATGACTGACAAGGTCCGCATCGCACTCGACGCCATGGGCGGCGATCACGGTCCCGAAGTCGTGGCGCCGGGGGCCTCGATCGCGCTGTCGCGCAAGCCCGACCTCAGCTTCCTGTTCGTCGGCGACGAGGCGCGCATCCGCCCGCTGCTCGACGCCGATCCCGCGCTGAAGGCGGTCTCCGAGGTGCTGCACACCGAGGTGCAGGTCGCGATGGACGACAAGCCGAGCGTCGCGCTGCGCAAGGGGCGCTACAAATCCTCCATGTGGCTCGCGCTGGACGCGGTGAAGTCGCGCAAGGTCGACGCCGCGATCTCGGCGGGCAACACCGGCGCGTTGATGGCGATGTCGAGGCTCTGCGTGCGCATGACGCCGGGCGTCGAGCGGCCGGCTATCGCCGCGATCTGGCCGACGATCCGCGGCGAATCCATCGTGCTCGACGTCGGCGCGACCATCGGGGCGGACGCCAAGCAGCTCGTCTCCTTCGCCGTGATGGGCGCCGCCATGGCGCGCATCCTGTTCGACATCGATCGCCCGACCGTAGGCCTGCTCAACATCGGCGTTGAGGAGGTGAAGGGCGTCGAGGAGGTCAAGGCCGCCGCTGCGCTGCTGCGCGAGGGCGATTTTCCGCTGCTCGACTTCCGCGGCTTCGTCGAGGGCAACGACATCGGCAAGGGGACCGTCGACGTCGTCGTGACGGAGGGCTTCTCCGGCAACATCGCGCTGAAGACGGCCGAGGGCACCGCCAAGCAGATCGGCGAATATCTGCGCTCCGCCATCAGCCGTACCCTGATGTCGAAGATCGGCTATGTGCTCGCGAAGCACGCCTTCGACACTCTGAAAGAGAAGATGGATCCCCGAAAGGTGAATGGCGGCGTGTTTCTCGGATTGGACGGCGTGGTGATCAAAAGCCATGGCGGAACGGACGCCGAAGGCTTCGCCTCGGCGGTGGAGCTTGGCTACGACATGGCGCGCTACGACCTCATGGAGAAAATCCACCAGGGCTTCGCGCAGGACAGCGCGGCGGCGACCGACGCGCAGCCCGCCGCCGCCAAGGAACTCGCCGGAGCGGCCTCGTGAGCCGTTTGCGGTCGGTCGTGCGCGGCTGCGGCTCCTATCTGCCGGCCGACGTGCTGAGCAATGAGGAGCTCGCCAAGTCCGTCGACACCTCCGACGACTGGATTGTTCAGCGCACCGGCATCCGCCAGCGCCACATCGCCTCGCCCGGCGAGATGACCTCGGACCTCGCGCTCGCCGCGGCCCGCGCGGCGCTTGAGAACGCTGGGATGGACGCCGCCGAGATCGACCTGATCGTGCTGGCGACCTCTACGCCCGACAACACGTTCCCGGCTAGCGCCGTCGCGGTGCAGGCCGGCCTCGGGCTGACGACCGGCTTCGCGTTCGACGTCCAGGCGGTCTGCTCTGGCTTCGTCTACGCGCTCACGGTCGCGGACAAGTTCCTCGTCTCCGGACAGCACAAGCGCGCGCTGGTGATCGGCGCCGAGACCATGTCGCGCATCCTGGACTGGACGGACCGCACCACCTGCGTCCTGTTCGGCGACGGGGCTGGCGCGGTGGTGCTTGAGGCGGTGGAGGCCGTCGAGGGCGGGCGCGGGGTGCTGACCACGCATCTCAGATCTGACGGCCGGCACAAGGGCAAGCTGTTCGTCGACGGCGGACCGTCCTCGACCGGCACGGTGGGACATCTCCGGATGGAAGGCCGCGAGGTGTTCCGGCACGCGGTCGGAATGATCACCGACGTCATCCGCGACGCCTTCGCGGCCACCGGAGAATCGGCAGAGACGATCGACTGGTTCGTGCCGCACCAGGCCAATCGCCGGATCATCGACGCGAGCGCCCAGAAGCTCGGCATCGCGCCCGAGAAGGTCGTGATCACGGTCGACGGCCACGGCAACACCTCGGCCGCCTCGATCCCTCTCGCTCTGTCGGCCGCCGTCGGCGACGGCCGCATCAAGCAGGACGACCTGGTGCTGCTCGAGGCGATGGGCGGCGGGTTCACCTGGGGCTCCGCGCTCGTTCGTTGGTGATCCTGCGACAACATCCCGCCTTATCTTGGACACGAAACGTTGACCCGGAGGGACGAGGCCAATAGCCTTGCTCTTCCAATGGGGTGAGGCTCGAAAAGACCGCGAATGATGCGGCTGGGCCGTTGGGGGAGGCGGACGGGATGTCGGGGCGTACAGTGACGCGGGCGGATCTCTGCGAGGCCGTCTATCAGAAGGTCGGACTCTCCCGCACCGAATCCGCGGCCCTCGTCGAGATGGTGCTCGCCGAGATCGGCGACTGCCTGGAAAAGGGCGAGACGGTGAAGCTCTCCTCGTTCGGGTCCTTCGTGGTTCGCGACAAGGGCCAGCGCGTCGGCCGCAACCCGAAGAGCGGGCAGGAAGTGCCGATCCCGCCGCGCCGGGTCATGGTGTTCCGGCCGTCCAACATCCTGAAGAGCCGCATCAATGGCGGAGAAGACGAAGAGCCCAAGGCCGGGAACGGCTCCGCGTGACGGACGGGCTCGACGACGATCCGCGCGACGGCGGGGTCAAGGGCCCCGACGCCTTCCGCACGATCAGCGAAGTCGCCGAAGAGCTCGGGCTTCCCCAGCATGTGCTGCGGTTCTGGGAAACCCGCTTTCCGCAGATCAAGCCGATCAAACGCGGCGGCGGCCGGCGCTATTATCGCCCCGGCGACGTCGAGCTGCTGCGCGGCGTGAAAAAACTGCTCTACGGCGAAGGCTACACGATCCGCGGCGTGCAGCGCATCCTGCGGGAGCAGGGCGGCCGCAAGCTCGCGCAGGCGGCTGGACTCGATACCGGCCGCCCGGCGGCCCCCGCCGCAGATCCGGACTTCTATGCGCCGCGGCGAGACGTCGTCCGCGACGTCGTCGATGAAGACGACGACGCGCCT
Protein-coding sequences here:
- a CDS encoding acyl-CoA dehydrogenase family protein encodes the protein MSRPAGSTDYAPPLIDGDFYAIQDMLTADERGLVDRVRAFAENEVQPLVVEHWAKAEFPHHIVPGLAELGIAGIGYDGFGCPGGLPLLNGVVTMMLARTDPSIGTFYAVHSGIAMGSIYLCGSDEQKERWLPALARMERIGSFALTEPDVGSATSRGMTTTCRREGDEWVLNGQKKWIGNGTFSDDNVVWARDVETDEVKGFVVDKTNPGFGAEKIERKISLRIVQNALITLTDCRVPEADRLQRANSFKDTAKVLRMTRAGVSWLAVGTQMGAYEHALRYAQTRHQFDRPIGGFQLVQDLLVRMLGNVTSTQAMMLQLAKLQGEGRARDEHSALAKAFCTVRMRETVGWARELLGGNGVLIDEHVGRFVGDAEAIYSYEGTREMNTLIVGKAITGLSAFV
- a CDS encoding MerR family transcriptional regulator, whose product is MTDGLDDDPRDGGVKGPDAFRTISEVAEELGLPQHVLRFWETRFPQIKPIKRGGGRRYYRPGDVELLRGVKKLLYGEGYTIRGVQRILREQGGRKLAQAAGLDTGRPAAPAADPDFYAPRRDVVRDVVDEDDDAPIGPIFAHAHTPQPNAAAPVTPAVSAPTAPTEIPVPQHGLSETQTRRLASALDELIACRRLLGGLT
- a CDS encoding DUF1489 domain-containing protein, with the translated sequence MTVHLQKLCVGCDSPEELRAWIDQRLADKRRRGLAAEQAHVTRSTPKRAAEVLDGGSLYWVIKGTILVRQKISDLRAVKDTDGVERCAIVMEPELVAVRPTPRRPFQGWRYLPANEAPADLADDQLLAPGLPGHLVAELRSLGLM
- a CDS encoding integration host factor subunit alpha; translated protein: MSGRTVTRADLCEAVYQKVGLSRTESAALVEMVLAEIGDCLEKGETVKLSSFGSFVVRDKGQRVGRNPKSGQEVPIPPRRVMVFRPSNILKSRINGGEDEEPKAGNGSA
- a CDS encoding fatty acid--CoA ligase; translation: MGDNLIVHAPSSYAYPMLIKRILETGTRRAPDQSIVYADKKRQTYVELEQRVARLASGLGAAGVKLGDTVAVMDWDSNRYLECFFAVPMMGAVLHTINIRLSPEQILYTINHAADDVIVVHPDFLNILEQIWDRVETSPKLILIEEGGEPNTPLPIHARFEPLLGQGSDTFDFPDFDEDTRATTFYTTGTTGLPKGVYFSHRQLVAHTMAFAGELKGAGHGSLNPQDVYMPLTPMFHVHAWGLPYVATFVGCKQVYPGRMTPDVVLDLIGKEGATFSHCVPTILQMVLRHPRAGEVNLEGWKMIIGGAALPQALAREAMLRGIDLFTGYGMSETCPILTLSRLDRDQENDSLDRQIELRCKAGRPIPFVEVRVVDDELRDVPHDGVSPGEVVARAPWLTQGYLHDPENSEKLWLGGWLHTGDIGVIDSRGWLKITDRMKDVIKTGGEWVSSIDVEDILLKAANVAEAAVIGIPDPKWTERPLAIVVPKPGEALVEAEIKAHLQAYAEKGVISKYAVPDRIVFVSELPRTSVGKLDKKELRALYAK
- a CDS encoding phasin family protein produces the protein MKNDIAWALKQLEAQDRERATPSRRAAERSVEFARLKLETVRSSGEKVIDLAERRGVSYVENATALGRRVQGAAADDAFLALEHIGRLAASKSPAEAVAAQVDYVRAQTRVGMERWRALAVVMSQAAGSAARTLEDSLRRFER
- a CDS encoding beta-ketoacyl-ACP synthase III, with amino-acid sequence MSRLRSVVRGCGSYLPADVLSNEELAKSVDTSDDWIVQRTGIRQRHIASPGEMTSDLALAAARAALENAGMDAAEIDLIVLATSTPDNTFPASAVAVQAGLGLTTGFAFDVQAVCSGFVYALTVADKFLVSGQHKRALVIGAETMSRILDWTDRTTCVLFGDGAGAVVLEAVEAVEGGRGVLTTHLRSDGRHKGKLFVDGGPSSTGTVGHLRMEGREVFRHAVGMITDVIRDAFAATGESAETIDWFVPHQANRRIIDASAQKLGIAPEKVVITVDGHGNTSAASIPLALSAAVGDGRIKQDDLVLLEAMGGGFTWGSALVRW
- a CDS encoding ubiquinol-cytochrome C chaperone family protein → MFAALLNRRVRGQDVRGEKLYGAIVAAARRRALYRELGAPDTLPGRYELIVLHAALTLRRLRREDGPETDALGQAIFDAMFRALDANLREIGVGDLSVPKRIKQLARSFYDGAKAYDAALDSGDETLLADTIARIVLNGAAREGALGLAAYAIRSDRALEAQTLDRLVADGPAFATIGEGSS
- a CDS encoding DUF599 domain-containing protein, with the translated sequence MTGVLSPIDLVALGVFLGLWIIHHVQVERSPRCLNAIMAKRRRAWMLRMSEREARMPDSIAMQGLQNGAAFFASTSLIAIGGGLAALRASEEAVNVFGRLPLGIATTTELYDLKALGFAAIFVYAFFKFVWAYRLFNYCSILVVSTPSYKQAGTPEMAEAIERAARMNIEAGKHFNRGLRALFFVLAYLGWFVSPYVLIAASVAVFIVLYRRQFASEPVRAASYGD
- a CDS encoding DUF445 domain-containing protein codes for the protein MLVTCVATLVASRLLAAQWPAMAYVAAFAEAAVIGGLADWYAVVAIFGRPLGLPLPHTAIVVRERDRIAERLGSFIQENFLGADVLDARLREIDFVEAARRWMRNPSNAEQIAKRIVAISPFLLDAIEKSGLRDEVLDRLSRRLLAVDAQRAASSILRSPFVSANRHRVLDVALGGVLKILSSPKTLAELRDGMRREMPAVVKLAGGDHAVFRKIVLSIAAYIENVRSDPEHALHREFETLMDKVVEEIESSPEAGQAIARLRDELFAASPVETLGRHAFATVRRLVEEQSETFARSLSAGLAEAMPRAAAMLDVTDDQSSRLNGALRAMIAGAIESRRGEIGDFVAAQVKSWDADEMVALVEDNIGPDLQFIRMNGAVVGGLAGLAIFAISQALGAH
- the plsX gene encoding phosphate acyltransferase PlsX — protein: MTDKVRIALDAMGGDHGPEVVAPGASIALSRKPDLSFLFVGDEARIRPLLDADPALKAVSEVLHTEVQVAMDDKPSVALRKGRYKSSMWLALDAVKSRKVDAAISAGNTGALMAMSRLCVRMTPGVERPAIAAIWPTIRGESIVLDVGATIGADAKQLVSFAVMGAAMARILFDIDRPTVGLLNIGVEEVKGVEEVKAAAALLREGDFPLLDFRGFVEGNDIGKGTVDVVVTEGFSGNIALKTAEGTAKQIGEYLRSAISRTLMSKIGYVLAKHAFDTLKEKMDPRKVNGGVFLGLDGVVIKSHGGTDAEGFASAVELGYDMARYDLMEKIHQGFAQDSAAATDAQPAAAKELAGAAS
- the bamE gene encoding outer membrane protein assembly factor BamE — protein: MTVKTKLTLRVAAAAGLLALAGCAEDQAKGYVMAPNAVQQVPVGSSQEQVLVVLGTPSTTATLKGEVYYYISQKSHRPVAFMNAKITDQTVLAVFFDQNRRVQRVANYGIQDGRVIDFVSNTTPTAGEEKNFIEHMFKGLLSNDD
- a CDS encoding DUF177 domain-containing protein produces the protein MSDAVLSRPLIVATVPPAGVSIEVVADKAERAALAAENDVLSIERLVARLEVRPVGRGSLSVTGALEALATRQCVVTLEPFVEAVAEEVDVRFAPEDGGDEPSGDDAPEDRIAGGMVDLGSVAAEFFVLGLDPYPRKPGATFDAAAGAADESGSPFAALRGLKPRSGEPD